From one uncultured Bacteroides sp. genomic stretch:
- the xyl3A gene encoding xylan 1,4-beta-xylosidase — MKLTHLIKQNLGIAFLFSLSISISAQEAYKNPNLKPAERAKDLLQRLTLEEKVALMQNSSKPIPRFGIKAYDWWSEALHGIARAGKATVFPQTIGMAASFDDALLYQVFDAVSDEARVKYRQFSSAGQFGRYQGLTVWTPNINIFRDPRWGRGQETYGEDPYLTSRMGQAVVHGLQGTPKAGYDKLHACAKHFAVHSGPEWNRHTFNVENISPRDLWETYLPAFKDLVQKADVKEVMCAYNSFEGSPCCGSNRLLMQILRDEWKYKHLVVSDCWAINDVYVPVPKGHGAEPDPTHAASRAVASGTDVECGSVYGNLPAAVKQGLINENKINQSVLRLLQARFELGEMDDPSLVPWMQLKDEVVNSPEHQQLALKMARESMTLLQNKDNLLPLSKNLKVAVMGPNATDSVAMWANYNGLPYHTTTILEGIKNKIGADKVTYVQGCGYTQNVALNSLFDQCALNGKSGFESTYWGNTDFSGEPIANDWLTTPLNFSAAGGTVFARGVPLNNFSARYHSVFTPKESGDVAFYMNLNGSYTLFIDGVQQGKGRSIGLPTNVLSLKAEAGKSYDIRLDYSVRYDGTLNFDFGKEVNLDFTKTIADVKDADVVVFVGGISPKLEGEEMAVKADGFKGGDRTNIELPAVQRELLQQLSNAGKKVVFVNCSGSAMGLVPETKSCEAILQAWYPGQVAGTAVADVLFGDYNPAGRLPITFYKNVEQLPDFENYNMKGRTYRYFKGEALFPFGYGLSYTTFGYGDAKLAKYIVKAGNSIELTVPISNTGKREGEEVIQVYLSRPGDVDGPTKTLRAFRRVSLKAGEKQQVNIKLTADDLQWFDTKSNTMRCLPGECRLYYGSSSAEKDLKVMRFSMN; from the coding sequence ATGAAACTAACACATTTAATAAAACAAAATCTGGGTATAGCTTTCCTCTTCTCTTTGTCGATAAGTATATCTGCACAAGAGGCATACAAGAACCCGAACCTGAAACCTGCTGAGAGAGCAAAAGATTTGTTGCAGCGACTTACATTGGAGGAAAAAGTTGCGCTTATGCAAAACTCTTCAAAACCTATTCCACGTTTTGGTATTAAAGCTTATGACTGGTGGAGCGAAGCACTTCACGGCATTGCCCGTGCCGGCAAAGCAACCGTTTTTCCACAAACAATAGGAATGGCCGCTTCGTTTGACGATGCACTTCTTTATCAGGTTTTTGATGCAGTGAGTGATGAGGCTCGGGTAAAGTATCGTCAGTTTAGCAGTGCCGGACAGTTTGGCCGCTATCAGGGACTCACGGTGTGGACTCCCAATATTAACATCTTTCGAGATCCACGTTGGGGCAGGGGACAGGAAACCTATGGTGAAGATCCTTACCTGACCAGCCGCATGGGGCAGGCCGTTGTTCACGGACTTCAGGGAACTCCGAAGGCCGGTTACGATAAACTTCATGCCTGTGCCAAGCACTTTGCCGTTCATAGCGGACCGGAGTGGAACAGACATACATTCAATGTCGAGAATATCTCGCCGCGTGATTTGTGGGAAACCTATCTGCCTGCATTCAAAGATCTCGTGCAAAAGGCCGATGTAAAAGAGGTGATGTGTGCTTACAACAGTTTTGAAGGCTCTCCATGTTGTGGCTCTAACCGTTTGCTCATGCAGATATTACGTGACGAATGGAAATATAAACATTTGGTAGTGAGTGATTGCTGGGCAATTAATGATGTCTATGTGCCCGTACCAAAAGGACACGGTGCAGAGCCCGATCCGACTCATGCAGCATCAAGAGCTGTAGCTAGTGGCACAGATGTGGAATGTGGTTCTGTTTACGGAAACCTGCCAGCTGCCGTAAAGCAGGGCCTTATTAACGAAAACAAAATAAATCAGTCTGTTCTTCGCCTGTTGCAAGCCCGTTTTGAGCTGGGAGAAATGGACGATCCTTCTTTGGTGCCATGGATGCAACTGAAAGATGAAGTTGTTAATAGTCCTGAGCATCAGCAACTGGCACTTAAAATGGCTCGCGAAAGTATGACTTTGCTGCAGAATAAAGATAACCTGCTGCCATTATCAAAGAACCTGAAAGTAGCAGTGATGGGACCAAATGCAACCGACTCTGTTGCCATGTGGGCAAATTATAACGGACTTCCATATCATACTACCACTATTCTGGAAGGCATAAAAAATAAGATTGGAGCGGACAAGGTAACTTACGTTCAAGGCTGCGGTTATACACAGAATGTTGCGCTGAACAGCTTGTTTGATCAGTGCGCATTAAACGGGAAGTCTGGTTTTGAATCCACTTATTGGGGTAATACTGATTTTAGTGGAGAACCAATAGCCAATGACTGGCTTACCACTCCGCTTAATTTCTCAGCAGCTGGTGGAACAGTGTTTGCCCGTGGGGTTCCATTGAATAATTTCTCTGCCCGCTATCATTCAGTTTTTACTCCCAAGGAATCGGGCGACGTTGCCTTTTATATGAACTTAAACGGTTCTTATACGCTATTCATTGACGGAGTACAGCAAGGAAAAGGCAGAAGCATCGGTTTGCCTACGAATGTTCTCTCATTGAAAGCAGAAGCAGGAAAATCGTATGACATACGTTTGGATTATAGTGTCCGTTATGACGGAACCCTGAACTTTGATTTTGGGAAAGAGGTGAATCTTGACTTTACCAAAACGATTGCCGATGTGAAAGATGCCGATGTGGTTGTCTTTGTGGGCGGTATTTCTCCCAAACTGGAAGGAGAGGAGATGGCAGTAAAAGCTGATGGTTTTAAAGGGGGTGACCGTACAAATATTGAGTTGCCGGCTGTTCAGAGGGAACTACTTCAGCAACTATCTAATGCCGGTAAAAAGGTAGTGTTTGTAAACTGCTCCGGTTCAGCTATGGGATTAGTACCCGAGACAAAGAGTTGCGAAGCCATCCTGCAAGCCTGGTATCCCGGACAAGTAGCCGGTACTGCCGTTGCCGATGTTTTGTTTGGTGATTACAATCCCGCCGGACGTCTGCCCATTACCTTCTATAAGAACGTAGAACAACTTCCCGACTTTGAAAATTATAATATGAAAGGACGTACCTATCGTTATTTCAAAGGAGAAGCTCTCTTCCCGTTTGGTTACGGACTTAGTTACACCACTTTTGGTTATGGAGATGCCAAGCTGGCTAAATATATAGTAAAAGCAGGTAATTCAATAGAACTGACTGTCCCGATTAGCAACACCGGCAAACGAGAAGGCGAAGAAGTAATACAGGTTTATCTAAGTCGTCCGGGGGATGTTGATGGCCCAACTAAAACACTACGTGCATTCCGCCGTGTCTCTTTAAAGGCTGGTGAAAAGCAACAAGTAAATATAAAGCTTACGGCTGATGATTTGCAATGGTTTGATACAAAATCAAACACAATGAGGTGCTTGCCGGGAGAATGTAGACTATACTACGGAAGTAGCTCTGCTGAAAAGGATTTGAAGGTGATGCGGTTTAGTATGAATTAA
- the hydF gene encoding [FeFe] hydrogenase H-cluster maturation GTPase HydF, whose product MGRDLKPHIGIFGRRNVGKSSFINALTGMEVAIVSEVAGTTTDPVKKSMEILGVGPSIIIDTAGIDDSGELGEKRIAKTLDVIKQIDCAVLLIAENTFDEFDEMLIRKFSRYNIPCLIVHNKTDVEPLVNSTIKEIQQYTNTPIVEFSAKTNSNMDCVIETLKSIIPETAYQNPSLLKGIISRGDIVLLITSTDSEAPEGRLILPEVMAIRDVLDNGAINIVVEKTELELFLQNTSLRPKLVITDSQAFKLVNKIIPSDIPLTGFSVAFAHMRGPFNEYVKGVKKISSLKDGDRILILESCTHQVSCDDIGRFKIPRWLKEFTHKQLEFDVVTGLDEIKNTVTDYALIIQCGSCMITRKQVFSRLSDAIEAGVPVTNYGLTIAWINGIFDRAIAPFMS is encoded by the coding sequence ATGGGCAGGGATTTAAAACCACACATCGGAATTTTTGGGCGGAGAAATGTCGGCAAGAGCTCATTCATTAATGCCCTTACAGGAATGGAAGTTGCCATTGTGTCTGAAGTTGCAGGCACAACAACCGACCCTGTAAAAAAGTCAATGGAAATATTAGGCGTCGGGCCTTCCATCATTATTGATACTGCAGGTATTGATGACAGTGGAGAGCTTGGTGAAAAAAGAATTGCAAAAACATTGGATGTTATCAAGCAGATAGACTGTGCAGTGTTACTTATTGCTGAGAATACGTTTGATGAGTTTGACGAAATGCTGATCCGGAAATTTAGCAGATATAATATTCCCTGTCTGATTGTGCATAACAAAACCGATGTTGAACCTTTGGTAAATAGTACAATCAAAGAAATTCAGCAGTATACAAATACTCCGATTGTAGAGTTTAGCGCAAAGACAAATTCCAATATGGACTGTGTTATTGAAACGCTCAAAAGCATCATCCCCGAAACGGCTTATCAGAATCCATCTTTATTGAAAGGAATTATCAGCCGTGGTGATATTGTTCTGCTTATTACTTCTACAGATTCGGAAGCCCCTGAAGGACGACTGATTCTACCTGAGGTAATGGCTATTCGTGATGTGCTCGATAATGGGGCCATTAATATTGTGGTAGAAAAAACAGAACTGGAATTATTTCTACAAAACACCTCTCTCAGACCTAAATTGGTTATTACTGACAGTCAGGCTTTCAAGTTGGTAAACAAGATTATCCCTTCCGATATTCCGCTAACCGGATTTAGCGTTGCTTTTGCCCACATGCGCGGGCCTTTCAATGAATATGTGAAAGGGGTGAAAAAGATTTCAAGCTTGAAAGACGGTGACAGGATATTGATTCTGGAATCGTGCACTCATCAGGTGAGCTGTGACGATATCGGGCGATTTAAGATTCCCCGTTGGCTGAAAGAGTTTACTCATAAGCAACTGGAATTTGATGTGGTTACTGGTCTGGATGAAATTAAAAATACGGTAACGGATTATGCATTAATCATTCAATGTGGTAGTTGCATGATAACCCGGAAACAGGTTTTCAGCCGCCTGTCTGATGCCATTGAAGCAGGTGTCCCAGTTACTAACTATGGATTAACCATTGCCTGGATAAATGGAATTTTTGACAGGGCTATTGCTCCTTTTATGAGTTGA
- a CDS encoding Crp/Fnr family transcriptional regulator produces the protein MKETDKIKKFISSIIQLNDDDWLLINEFIEVRRLTKNKYFLKEGDICDSIAFINYGLFIYYKTLDNADEKTTDFAIEGEWITNNHSRLNNSPSHLSIKAIEDSELLIIKNKDLLYLYSQIPQLEKFGRILMEQAYVKLVQLSIDLQVLPAKERYQKLLDNYPEIFQRLALYHIANYLGIAPKSLSRIRNTIFNKK, from the coding sequence TTGAAAGAAACTGATAAAATAAAAAAGTTCATAAGTTCAATCATTCAACTGAATGACGATGACTGGCTGCTTATAAATGAATTTATAGAAGTCAGGCGTTTAACTAAGAATAAATATTTTCTGAAAGAAGGAGATATTTGCGACTCTATTGCATTTATAAATTATGGATTGTTTATCTACTATAAAACACTTGATAATGCAGATGAAAAAACTACGGACTTTGCAATAGAAGGGGAATGGATAACAAACAATCACAGCCGCTTGAATAATTCACCGTCTCATCTTAGCATTAAAGCTATAGAGGATTCTGAATTATTGATTATCAAAAACAAAGATTTACTTTACCTATACAGCCAAATACCGCAATTGGAGAAATTTGGACGAATTCTGATGGAGCAGGCTTATGTGAAGTTGGTGCAACTTAGCATTGATTTACAAGTTCTCCCGGCAAAGGAGCGTTATCAGAAACTATTAGATAATTATCCTGAGATTTTCCAAAGACTGGCTTTATATCATATCGCCAATTATCTGGGGATTGCTCCAAAATCTCTAAGCCGTATCCGAAACACTATTTTCAATAAAAAATAA
- a CDS encoding IS66 family transposase, whose protein sequence is MVLLEQNRQQSAQLQQQSAQIERLSVQTAILTDTVRSLEESLLQKKGDIQVLTGKNRGLGKLLSNKSEKIVPQIKEEDKVEEKPRPSLKERGNNNAKRKEYFDLKTIIDEVYPNDPGFDKEKSKIISYVDSIRYEYIPPQFVKHIYRQYNCLFNEKMYTAKAPRTPLQNSNYDGSFMAGILQLRYIYSMPVERIIKLFGEQGFELNKATAHSLIKKSAWMLDRLDEVLRKTILEDSYLCMDESYYTVLTPEKNEKGKGVRKGYIWAALANQKKLIQYFYEKGSRSREVLTNYIGEEYKGAIQSDGLIDYKILETDEYPDIIRLSCFQHCKRKFLDIEADKDATQIIDVINKLYRKEHKIGKHWKPDRILEYRKKYAPPILKELKRKLLKIQSNPSMLPKSPLSKAINYTLNEYDALCNYIDRPEYALDNNAIERYMRYISLSRKNSLFCGSHDGAKRTALLYSLACSCRLNGINTFEYFTDILNRMAYINPNASDEVYQKLLPNSWTKE, encoded by the coding sequence ATGGTTCTGCTGGAGCAAAATAGGCAGCAGTCTGCACAACTTCAGCAGCAGTCTGCGCAGATAGAAAGGCTATCTGTACAGACTGCTATTCTAACCGATACGGTCCGTTCATTGGAAGAATCCCTTCTTCAGAAGAAAGGCGACATACAAGTGCTGACCGGTAAGAACCGGGGACTGGGCAAACTCTTGTCCAACAAATCAGAAAAGATAGTTCCTCAAATCAAAGAGGAGGATAAAGTGGAAGAAAAGCCTCGTCCGTCACTGAAAGAACGTGGTAACAACAACGCCAAACGTAAAGAGTATTTTGATCTGAAAACCATTATTGATGAGGTTTACCCCAATGATCCCGGCTTTGATAAGGAAAAATCCAAAATCATTAGTTATGTGGATTCTATCCGGTATGAATACATCCCACCTCAGTTTGTCAAACACATCTACCGACAGTACAACTGTTTGTTTAATGAGAAGATGTATACCGCAAAAGCGCCAAGAACTCCGCTGCAGAACTCTAACTACGACGGTTCTTTCATGGCTGGAATACTACAACTCAGATACATTTACTCCATGCCCGTTGAACGAATCATCAAATTGTTTGGCGAGCAGGGATTTGAATTGAACAAAGCTACAGCTCACTCCCTGATTAAGAAATCCGCCTGGATGCTGGATCGTTTGGATGAAGTCTTAAGAAAAACGATTCTTGAGGACAGTTACCTTTGTATGGATGAAAGCTACTATACCGTACTGACTCCAGAGAAAAACGAAAAAGGGAAAGGTGTTCGCAAAGGCTATATATGGGCAGCTCTTGCAAATCAAAAGAAACTCATACAATACTTTTATGAAAAGGGTTCCCGCTCACGCGAAGTTCTGACCAATTATATCGGGGAAGAGTACAAAGGAGCCATCCAATCGGACGGACTTATAGATTATAAAATCCTTGAAACTGATGAATATCCCGATATAATAAGACTTTCCTGCTTTCAACACTGCAAGCGTAAGTTCCTGGATATTGAAGCAGATAAGGATGCCACTCAAATAATAGATGTGATCAATAAGCTTTATAGGAAAGAGCATAAAATAGGGAAGCACTGGAAACCCGACAGGATATTAGAATACAGAAAAAAGTATGCCCCACCCATATTAAAGGAACTCAAAAGAAAACTCTTAAAAATACAATCCAATCCTTCCATGCTTCCAAAGAGCCCACTCTCGAAGGCGATTAATTATACCCTGAACGAGTATGACGCATTGTGCAATTATATAGACAGACCAGAATATGCCCTTGATAATAATGCCATAGAACGATACATGAGGTACATAAGCTTAAGCAGGAAGAACTCTCTGTTTTGCGGAAGCCACGACGGAGCAAAGAGAACAGCACTGCTTTACTCACTGGCTTGCTCATGCAGGCTAAATGGAATAAACACGTTCGAATACTTTACGGATATATTAAACCGGATGGCTTATATCAATCCCAATGCATCCGATGAAGTTTATCAGAAACTACTTCCGAATTCCTGGACAAAAGAATAA
- a CDS encoding sugar O-acetyltransferase: MTDIEKMAAGEVYWGFNPEFVPPLERGQDLCFQYNQTPPSDKARKRQILEEFLQKVGRNVLPNSPIHIDFGNIEIGNDTVINFNLVVLDEALVKIGNHCFIGPNCSIYTVVHSLDYEERSQGFMYTKPVVISDNCWLCGNVTVLPGVTIGEGSVIGAGSVVTKDIPAGVLAYGNPCKVIKVISQK; this comes from the coding sequence ATGACAGACATAGAAAAAATGGCTGCCGGTGAAGTTTATTGGGGCTTCAACCCGGAATTTGTGCCACCATTGGAACGAGGACAAGATCTTTGTTTCCAGTATAATCAGACACCACCATCTGACAAAGCCCGCAAACGGCAGATTCTGGAAGAATTTCTACAAAAAGTGGGACGTAATGTTCTTCCCAACAGCCCCATACATATAGATTTCGGTAATATAGAAATTGGAAACGACACTGTTATCAACTTCAATTTAGTAGTGCTCGATGAAGCACTTGTAAAAATTGGGAATCACTGTTTCATCGGTCCTAACTGCTCTATCTATACCGTGGTGCACTCACTTGACTACGAAGAAAGGAGCCAGGGTTTTATGTATACCAAGCCTGTTGTTATCAGTGATAACTGTTGGCTGTGCGGCAACGTAACGGTTCTTCCCGGTGTTACCATAGGCGAAGGTTCAGTAATTGGTGCAGGCAGTGTGGTTACAAAAGACATTCCTGCGGGTGTGCTGGCATACGGTAATCCCTGCAAAGTAATCAAGGTAATTAGTCAGAAGTAA
- a CDS encoding cold shock domain-containing protein: MAKPNSFNKKDLEKKKEQKRQEKLKRKEERKANGGSGSFEDMIAYVDENGMITSTPPDPENKQEINIEDIAVSTPKQEDIVEETVLSGQVEHFNQEKGFGFIKRTGSMEKYFFHISNAPASIAKGNMVTFELERDLKGTSAVKISLANKNNQEQ; the protein is encoded by the coding sequence ATGGCAAAACCAAATTCATTTAACAAAAAAGATTTAGAAAAGAAGAAAGAGCAGAAAAGACAAGAAAAGCTAAAACGGAAAGAAGAACGCAAAGCAAATGGGGGTAGTGGATCATTCGAAGATATGATAGCTTACGTGGATGAGAATGGGATGATTACCAGTACTCCACCAGACCCCGAAAACAAACAAGAAATTAATATTGAAGATATTGCCGTTTCTACTCCAAAGCAAGAGGATATAGTAGAAGAAACTGTACTATCAGGCCAGGTGGAGCATTTCAATCAGGAAAAAGGATTTGGCTTCATTAAACGAACAGGCAGTATGGAAAAGTATTTTTTCCATATCAGCAATGCTCCGGCATCTATAGCAAAAGGAAATATGGTTACATTTGAGCTGGAACGTGATCTGAAAGGCACTAGTGCCGTTAAGATCAGTCTTGCAAACAAGAATAACCAAGAACAATAA
- a CDS encoding RNA-binding protein has protein sequence MNIYVSSLSYNTTGESLQELFAEYGEVTSVNIIKDRETGKSRGFAFVEMSDDTEGQNAISKLNETEFEGKTINVTVARPKTERSNSGYNNNRGENGGGYNKRRF, from the coding sequence ATGAACATTTATGTATCAAGTCTAAGCTACAACACAACAGGTGAGAGCTTACAGGAATTATTTGCAGAATATGGTGAAGTAACTTCGGTTAATATTATCAAAGACAGAGAGACTGGAAAATCTCGCGGTTTTGCCTTTGTTGAAATGTCTGATGACACAGAAGGTCAGAATGCTATTTCAAAATTAAATGAAACTGAATTTGAAGGTAAGACTATCAACGTAACCGTTGCTCGTCCAAAAACAGAAAGAAGCAACAGCGGTTACAATAATAACCGCGGCGAAAACGGAGGCGGATACAATAAAAGACGATTCTAA
- the hydG gene encoding [FeFe] hydrogenase H-cluster radical SAM maturase HydG has product MMKFTPEKYSITDERMKPFIDPAEIWGYLNNTISSKERVREIIAKSLAKQRLNLEEVACLVNANSPELIEEIKEGAKTLKRTIYGNRIVLFAPLYIGNKCTNDCLYCGFRISNKDAIRKTLTDEELVKEIESLEDKGQKRLILVYGEHPEYSPEYIAHTVKIAYGVKKGKGEIRRVNINAAPLDVEGFKVVKAAGIGTYQIFQETYHPEAYKIYHQRGRKADYGYRLTALDRAQEAGIDDVGIGALFGLYDWRFEVLALVRHTNHLEACYNVGPHTISFPRVKDASGQNLKTGYFVSDTDFTKLVAILRLSVPYTGMILTAREPARLRDEIIQFGVSQIDGGTNIEIGSYAESTAKKNLNRGQFQINDDRPLNEIIDELLDQNMIPSFCTACYRLGRTGEHFMEFSVPGFIKRYCTPNAILTLAEYLIDYAPEHTADKGWKVINSTIDKMDDEKMKISIHEKIMQLKSGRRDLYY; this is encoded by the coding sequence ATGATGAAATTTACTCCTGAAAAATATTCCATTACTGATGAGCGGATGAAGCCGTTTATCGATCCTGCAGAAATATGGGGTTATCTTAATAATACCATCTCGTCAAAAGAAAGAGTCCGCGAGATAATAGCCAAATCGCTTGCAAAGCAAAGGTTGAATCTCGAAGAAGTCGCTTGTCTTGTAAATGCCAATAGTCCTGAATTGATTGAAGAAATCAAGGAAGGTGCAAAAACGCTTAAACGGACAATCTATGGAAACAGAATTGTGTTGTTTGCACCACTATATATTGGCAATAAATGTACTAATGATTGTCTTTATTGTGGTTTCAGAATATCAAATAAAGATGCTATACGGAAAACTCTGACCGATGAGGAACTTGTAAAAGAGATAGAGTCACTGGAAGACAAAGGACAGAAAAGGTTGATTCTTGTTTATGGTGAGCATCCGGAATATAGCCCTGAGTATATTGCCCATACTGTAAAGATAGCGTACGGAGTAAAAAAGGGGAAGGGAGAAATAAGGAGAGTGAATATCAATGCCGCACCTCTTGATGTTGAAGGATTTAAGGTTGTGAAGGCTGCCGGAATAGGAACCTATCAGATATTTCAGGAGACTTATCACCCCGAAGCTTATAAGATTTATCATCAACGTGGCAGGAAGGCTGATTACGGTTACAGGCTTACGGCTTTGGACAGAGCGCAGGAGGCTGGAATAGATGATGTGGGAATCGGAGCTTTGTTTGGCTTGTATGACTGGCGCTTTGAAGTGCTGGCACTGGTTCGTCACACCAATCATCTGGAGGCTTGTTATAATGTGGGGCCGCACACCATCTCTTTCCCCAGAGTAAAGGATGCATCAGGACAGAATCTGAAGACTGGCTACTTTGTAAGCGATACCGATTTTACAAAACTGGTTGCAATTTTGCGGTTGTCTGTGCCTTATACCGGAATGATACTTACGGCAAGAGAACCAGCCCGGCTCAGAGATGAAATAATTCAGTTCGGAGTTTCACAGATTGATGGGGGCACCAATATTGAAATAGGTAGTTATGCAGAATCAACTGCTAAAAAGAATCTGAACAGAGGCCAGTTTCAGATAAACGATGACAGGCCGCTGAATGAGATAATTGATGAATTGCTGGATCAGAACATGATTCCCTCTTTTTGCACGGCTTGTTACCGGCTTGGCAGAACGGGTGAGCATTTCATGGAATTCTCCGTTCCGGGATTCATCAAGCGCTATTGTACACCCAATGCCATTCTTACTCTGGCGGAGTATCTGATTGATTATGCGCCTGAGCATACTGCCGATAAAGGATGGAAGGTTATCAATTCAACAATTGATAAAATGGACGATGAGAAGATGAAAATATCTATCCACGAGAAAATCATGCAATTAAAATCAGGAAGAAGAGATTTATATTACTAA
- a CDS encoding glycoside hydrolase family 28 protein yields MKKVFVFIILISSLLTAFSQEVPTSSQVGALKLPDTIAPVLAPFAMNNLVKPEFSKRTVNIESAGAKQNILCTKTIQKAINQLSSKGGGTVVVPAGQWLTGRIILKSNINLHLDKNAELHFSGDIKDCLPVVFTRNEGIELYSLGAFIYANGAKNIALTGQGKLVGPSRDCEIFKKQMEGVVIENYISTPVEKRIFDGKNGKPVFLPMFFAPINCKNVLVEGVTLEKTLFWNVVPQYCENVIIRGIKVNSVGIFRSDGIDIDSSRNILIEYCTLDCGDDCFTIKSGRCEDGLRVNKPSENIIIRYCLAKQGGGSVTCGSETAGMIKNMYVHDCVFDGTKNGILFKTRRNRGGGGENLYYERIRLNIPGPAIKWDMLGSKEYVGELANRLPVRNITSLTPSYKNIFIKDVIIENCDKFIRAIGIPETKISNVVIENCNVSSKALFEISDVDGFTVKNTQIKTKNSAMNIAGANNIVWDNVKITTKD; encoded by the coding sequence ATGAAGAAAGTGTTTGTATTTATTATTTTAATATCCAGTTTGTTAACTGCGTTTAGCCAGGAAGTACCTACTAGCAGTCAGGTTGGAGCTTTGAAACTACCAGATACAATAGCTCCTGTTTTGGCTCCATTTGCGATGAATAATCTTGTAAAACCAGAGTTTTCTAAGCGAACTGTCAATATAGAAAGTGCGGGAGCCAAACAAAATATACTTTGTACTAAAACTATTCAGAAAGCAATCAACCAGTTGAGTAGTAAAGGTGGGGGTACTGTTGTTGTTCCTGCTGGTCAATGGTTGACAGGGCGTATAATCTTAAAGAGCAACATAAACCTGCATTTAGATAAAAATGCAGAACTCCATTTTAGTGGTGATATAAAGGATTGTCTGCCGGTAGTGTTTACCCGAAATGAAGGTATAGAACTCTACTCACTTGGAGCCTTTATTTATGCTAACGGAGCAAAAAATATAGCTTTAACCGGACAAGGAAAATTAGTGGGTCCTTCACGTGATTGTGAAATCTTTAAGAAGCAGATGGAAGGCGTTGTAATAGAGAATTATATATCAACCCCGGTTGAGAAGCGAATATTTGATGGAAAGAATGGAAAACCAGTCTTTCTACCCATGTTTTTTGCTCCAATAAATTGTAAAAATGTTCTTGTTGAGGGAGTGACTTTAGAAAAAACACTATTCTGGAATGTAGTGCCGCAATATTGTGAAAATGTTATTATACGTGGTATTAAGGTAAACAGTGTAGGCATTTTCCGGAGTGATGGAATAGATATTGACTCTTCACGTAACATTCTGATAGAGTACTGTACTCTTGATTGTGGCGATGATTGTTTTACAATTAAATCAGGCCGTTGTGAAGATGGTTTGCGGGTAAATAAACCATCTGAGAATATTATCATTCGTTACTGTCTGGCAAAACAAGGAGGTGGATCTGTGACTTGTGGTAGTGAAACGGCAGGTATGATCAAAAATATGTATGTACACGATTGTGTATTTGATGGTACCAAGAATGGAATTCTTTTTAAAACACGACGTAATCGTGGTGGTGGTGGAGAGAATCTCTACTATGAACGTATTCGTCTTAACATACCCGGACCAGCTATTAAATGGGATATGCTTGGTTCAAAAGAGTATGTTGGTGAACTGGCCAATCGCTTGCCTGTTCGTAATATAACTTCATTAACGCCATCTTATAAAAACATTTTCATAAAGGATGTTATTATAGAGAACTGTGATAAATTTATTCGTGCAATCGGTATTCCGGAAACGAAAATATCTAATGTAGTGATTGAAAATTGCAATGTTTCATCAAAAGCGCTTTTTGAAATTTCTGATGTTGATGGGTTTACAGTAAAAAATACTCAGATTAAGACCAAGAATAGTGCAATGAATATTGCTGGTGCAAATAATATAGTTTGGGACAACGTAAAGATTACAACAAAGGATTAG
- the tnpB gene encoding IS66 family insertion sequence element accessory protein TnpB (TnpB, as the term is used for proteins encoded by IS66 family insertion elements, is considered an accessory protein, since TnpC, encoded by a neighboring gene, is a DDE family transposase.) produces MFALTESMSYFLCPHYVDMRKGIYSLYQLVKSDMKRNPLSGEVFLFVGKNRESIKILHWENGGFVLYQKKLERGTFEIPRFNPSSGQYEMKWTTFVLIMEGVCIRSVKYRKRFYADLIR; encoded by the coding sequence ATGTTTGCACTTACAGAATCCATGAGCTACTTTCTCTGTCCTCACTATGTGGACATGCGAAAAGGTATCTACTCTTTGTACCAGTTGGTAAAGTCAGACATGAAACGGAACCCGCTATCGGGAGAGGTTTTTCTGTTTGTAGGTAAGAACAGAGAGTCAATCAAGATCCTACACTGGGAGAACGGAGGTTTTGTTTTATATCAGAAGAAACTTGAAAGAGGCACTTTTGAGATACCCCGTTTTAATCCTTCCAGTGGTCAGTATGAGATGAAATGGACGACGTTCGTTCTGATAATGGAGGGCGTCTGCATCCGTTCCGTAAAGTACAGGAAACGATTCTATGCAGATTTAATACGTTGA